The following proteins are encoded in a genomic region of Clostridium kluyveri:
- a CDS encoding DUF2164 domain-containing protein: MRNNNTIKLSKEKKEEMISLIKNYFLEERGEELGDLASGLILRFIIEELAPEFYNQGVYDSYKYMNDRIEDLLSIQKY; this comes from the coding sequence ATGAGAAATAATAATACAATTAAATTAAGTAAAGAGAAAAAAGAAGAAATGATTTCTTTAATAAAAAATTATTTCTTGGAAGAAAGAGGAGAAGAATTAGGTGATTTGGCTTCGGGTCTTATTTTAAGATTTATTATAGAAGAATTGGCACCGGAATTTTATAATCAAGGAGTTTATGATTCCTATAAGTATATGAACGACAGAATTGAAGACTTACTGTCAATACAAAAATATTGA
- a CDS encoding permease prefix domain 1-containing protein, which translates to MYEKLRKNLEDLFENAPKTNRANELKEELLANLIDKYDDLVSSGKNEEEAFKIAISSVGDVNELINGLNDSNVLDNDITQKKRQKSAIILSVSIGLYIMSVVVLILLNEVFMVNESLSVSIMLTIDAVATCLIVYNAASQPKYIKADNTIVEEFKEWKVLNDNKNEIMKSIRSIMWLIIVAVYFVLNFVFGAWAYSWIIFIIGAALQRVIMLSFKLKE; encoded by the coding sequence ATGTATGAAAAGCTGAGAAAGAACTTAGAGGATTTATTTGAAAATGCCCCAAAAACCAATAGGGCCAACGAGCTTAAGGAAGAACTTCTGGCGAACCTTATAGATAAATATGATGATCTGGTATCATCGGGAAAGAATGAAGAAGAAGCTTTTAAAATAGCAATTTCAAGTGTGGGAGATGTAAATGAGCTTATAAATGGGTTAAATGACAGTAATGTGCTAGACAATGATATAACACAGAAAAAACGTCAGAAAAGTGCAATTATATTATCAGTGTCAATAGGTCTTTATATTATGAGTGTAGTTGTTTTAATATTGTTAAATGAAGTTTTTATGGTGAATGAAAGTTTATCTGTAAGTATTATGCTTACAATAGATGCTGTAGCTACCTGTCTTATTGTGTATAATGCCGCTTCACAGCCTAAATATATTAAAGCTGACAATACCATAGTAGAGGAATTCAAGGAATGGAAGGTGTTAAATGACAACAAAAATGAGATTATGAAATCAATAAGGTCTATAATGTGGTTGATTATAGTGGCAGTTTACTTTGTATTGAATTTTGTTTTTGGAGCCTGGGCATATTCATGGATCATATTTATAATAGGAGCGGCACTGCAAAGGGTAATTATGTTAAGTTTTAAATTAAAGGAGTAA
- a CDS encoding helix-turn-helix domain-containing protein encodes MEILSLGEKIKRRRKELNMTLKDLAGDRITPGQISLVESGKSNPSMDLLEYLAFELKTSIEYLMESEETQAEKICTYFENIAESYIISENLNQSEGYIDKALYYAEKYFLEYKKAKNLYLRGMVHMAKGEYPIAQQFLLSANVIFIKDNKYEETINTFVNLGKISKKLKAYYSSLSYFQQAETVYKENNVGDDFLLAQIYYYIACVNFKLENIPEAINYSYLAKEKFKQMDDEKEYAKTLFLLAEEYKKRGDIDNAIKYSKKTLSVYKKLDDIVNIAKIENNLGKLFFEFDNIEESFIHLNKAKELRLKLKDGNIIETLVNICENYIKLKDISNSKKVLQEIMERIDEGNDRTLVYYYLLKFRIDMLESNKKEAENTLISALSFVKNMDYIKEIGDISIILGKFYIDNKRDREAAKYLNEGVNIFKKIGILKEI; translated from the coding sequence ATGGAAATACTTTCTTTAGGAGAGAAAATAAAAAGAAGAAGAAAAGAGCTCAATATGACCTTGAAAGATTTAGCAGGAGATAGAATTACACCGGGTCAGATAAGCCTTGTAGAATCCGGAAAGTCAAATCCCAGTATGGATTTATTAGAATATTTAGCATTTGAGTTAAAGACCTCCATTGAGTATCTAATGGAGTCAGAAGAAACTCAAGCAGAAAAAATCTGTACTTATTTTGAAAACATAGCTGAATCTTATATAATAAGTGAAAATTTAAATCAATCAGAGGGATATATCGATAAGGCTTTATATTATGCTGAAAAATATTTTTTGGAATATAAAAAAGCAAAGAATCTATATTTAAGAGGCATGGTGCATATGGCCAAAGGGGAGTATCCTATTGCACAGCAATTTTTATTGTCAGCAAATGTTATATTTATAAAAGACAATAAATATGAAGAAACTATAAATACCTTTGTGAATTTAGGAAAAATATCTAAGAAGCTGAAGGCCTATTATTCCTCGTTAAGTTATTTTCAACAAGCGGAAACAGTATATAAGGAAAATAATGTAGGAGATGATTTCTTACTTGCACAAATATATTATTACATAGCTTGTGTGAATTTTAAATTAGAAAATATTCCAGAAGCTATAAATTATTCTTATCTGGCAAAGGAAAAATTCAAACAAATGGATGATGAGAAAGAATATGCAAAAACGCTTTTTCTATTAGCTGAGGAGTATAAAAAAAGAGGCGACATAGATAATGCTATAAAATATTCTAAAAAGACCTTAAGTGTATATAAGAAATTAGATGACATAGTTAACATTGCAAAGATTGAGAATAATTTGGGCAAGCTTTTTTTTGAATTTGATAATATAGAAGAATCTTTTATACATTTAAATAAGGCCAAAGAATTGAGATTAAAACTTAAAGATGGTAATATAATCGAAACTCTTGTAAATATATGTGAGAATTACATAAAATTAAAGGATATATCCAATTCTAAAAAAGTTCTTCAGGAAATAATGGAAAGGATAGACGAAGGTAATGATAGAACTTTAGTATATTATTATTTATTGAAATTTAGAATAGATATGCTTGAATCCAATAAAAAAGAAGCAGAAAATACGCTTATCAGTGCATTGAGTTTTGTAAAGAATATGGATTATATTAAAGAGATTGGTGATATTTCTATAATATTAGGGAAATTTTATATAGATAATAAAAGAGATAGGGAAGCAGCCAAATATTTAAATGAAGGTGTTAATATTTTTAAAAAAATTGGAATATTGAAAGAGATTTAA
- a CDS encoding cyclase family protein, giving the protein MEIIDLTHTISELMPVYPGTEPPKLKVANIYEKDGFKETLLTMSSHTGTHMDSPAHLFPNGITLNYFPVNQFIGRALVIDCSDLKEGERITMKYINEVKETARRAQFILFHTGWDKRWGTSSYFGEYPYITEEVCEYLICSKKKGVGLDVISVDPISDENLTIHKKLLHKTDMIIMENLTCLEKVGKELFTLCALPIKYNNSDGAPIRAAAILDE; this is encoded by the coding sequence TTGGAGATAATTGATTTAACGCATACTATTTCAGAACTCATGCCAGTTTATCCAGGCACAGAACCACCTAAATTGAAAGTTGCAAATATATATGAAAAAGACGGTTTTAAAGAAACTCTACTTACCATGTCTTCCCATACTGGAACACATATGGATTCCCCAGCTCATTTGTTTCCAAATGGAATCACCTTGAATTATTTTCCTGTAAATCAATTTATAGGAAGAGCACTTGTAATTGATTGCAGTGATTTAAAGGAAGGCGAAAGAATTACCATGAAATATATTAATGAAGTGAAAGAAACAGCCCGCAGGGCACAGTTTATTTTATTTCATACTGGTTGGGATAAACGATGGGGTACAAGTTCTTATTTTGGAGAATATCCCTATATTACAGAGGAAGTCTGTGAATATCTAATTTGCAGCAAAAAAAAGGGAGTGGGGTTAGATGTGATAAGTGTTGATCCCATTTCAGATGAAAATTTGACCATACATAAAAAACTTCTTCATAAAACAGATATGATTATTATGGAAAATTTGACTTGTTTAGAAAAAGTAGGCAAGGAATTATTCACATTATGTGCGCTTCCAATAAAATATAATAATTCCGATGGAGCACCTATTAGGGCTGCTGCTATTTTAGATGAATAG
- a CDS encoding YtxH domain-containing protein yields MKGKFVAGAIIGTAVGMMIAPELDKNTRRRIRRTSRYLRNSMGNIYGKMSNFII; encoded by the coding sequence ATGAAAGGAAAATTTGTAGCAGGAGCTATAATTGGAACAGCAGTGGGTATGATGATAGCACCTGAATTGGATAAAAACACTAGAAGGAGAATAAGAAGAACTTCCAGATATTTAAGAAACAGTATGGGGAACATATATGGTAAAATGTCAAATTTTATAATATGA
- a CDS encoding DUF6198 family protein, which produces MKKFCRAVMYCIGLVILALGIILNTKTGLGVSPIISIPYCVSNIWGVNLGNATLCTYILCVVGQMVLRGRKFRYFDLLQIPMSVIFSRVINVFNDMIIINFNSLTLRLLLLGAAIMLTGMGVAISVEMKFVPNAADGLTQALGERMNKGLGFAKNMIDIVCVTITVLIGVIFGGKVIGIGIGTLAAVLGVGRSIALVNMLFKKQMSALVN; this is translated from the coding sequence ATGAAGAAATTCTGTCGAGCAGTGATGTATTGTATTGGACTTGTAATACTTGCATTGGGGATTATATTGAATACAAAGACTGGTCTAGGAGTATCACCCATTATCTCCATTCCCTATTGTGTTTCTAATATTTGGGGAGTAAATTTAGGAAATGCAACTTTATGTACATATATACTGTGTGTAGTGGGACAGATGGTGCTTCGTGGAAGAAAATTTCGTTACTTTGATCTGCTGCAGATTCCTATGAGTGTGATATTTAGTAGAGTAATCAATGTATTTAATGATATGATAATTATAAATTTTAATAGTTTAACGCTGAGATTGCTTTTACTTGGGGCAGCCATTATGCTTACTGGAATGGGGGTGGCTATTTCTGTTGAGATGAAGTTTGTTCCAAATGCGGCGGACGGTCTTACACAGGCATTGGGAGAGCGGATGAATAAAGGTCTTGGATTTGCAAAAAACATGATAGACATAGTATGCGTTACAATAACCGTACTTATAGGAGTGATATTTGGAGGAAAAGTAATTGGAATTGGCATTGGAACTCTGGCAGCAGTACTTGGGGTGGGGCGTTCCATAGCTCTTGTGAATATGTTATTTAAAAAGCAAATGAGTGCACTTGTAAACTAG
- a CDS encoding DUF4097 domain-containing protein, which produces MNRRLIKGLIVIWIAIAVAGAYFLIYGILHGNSFSNFQFLDKSKGKIYNMQKDEDISIKNCNKISLDFSNEDIFIQTTDEANLRVVQSSVGKLKNEDKFVMSKNGDNIEIKTNNRNGRFKFHVFQFININQKIEVYIPKKYVEDLYVNLSSGDMSFNSSVEMNDIYCSQASGDLYVKGGITGNNVNIKTTSGDINADGIYSKYYKLENTSGDIRINSISGSGDIKAVSGDVKVNYRGIDNYSKINSVSGDIDLVIPKSLSFKFNGQSISGDINSDFPLNYENTRKNRAAVQVGNPPYKTVDVNAVSGDINLSQ; this is translated from the coding sequence ATGAATAGACGGCTGATAAAGGGATTAATTGTAATTTGGATAGCTATAGCAGTTGCAGGAGCATATTTTTTAATATATGGAATTCTACATGGAAATAGTTTTAGTAATTTTCAGTTTTTGGATAAATCAAAGGGGAAAATATATAATATGCAAAAGGACGAAGATATATCAATAAAGAATTGTAATAAAATAAGTCTTGATTTTTCTAATGAAGATATATTTATACAGACAACAGATGAGGCAAATTTAAGGGTGGTTCAAAGTTCAGTAGGTAAACTGAAAAATGAAGATAAGTTTGTAATGAGCAAAAATGGTGATAACATTGAGATCAAGACAAACAACAGAAATGGAAGATTCAAGTTTCATGTGTTTCAGTTTATAAATATTAATCAAAAAATTGAAGTATATATACCAAAGAAATATGTTGAGGATTTATATGTGAATTTAAGTTCTGGAGATATGTCATTTAATTCTTCAGTAGAAATGAATGACATATATTGTAGTCAGGCTTCAGGGGATCTTTATGTTAAGGGCGGCATTACGGGTAATAATGTCAATATAAAAACTACTTCTGGAGATATAAATGCAGATGGAATATATTCTAAATATTATAAATTAGAAAATACATCAGGAGATATACGTATAAATTCTATTTCAGGTTCGGGTGATATAAAAGCTGTTTCAGGAGATGTTAAAGTGAATTATAGAGGAATCGATAATTACTCAAAAATAAACTCTGTTTCAGGAGACATAGATTTGGTAATTCCTAAAAGCTTGAGTTTTAAGTTTAATGGGCAGAGTATCTCAGGGGATATAAATTCAGATTTTCCATTGAATTATGAAAATACAAGAAAAAATAGGGCTGCTGTACAGGTAGGCAATCCACCATATAAGACAGTAGACGTTAATGCGGTGTCTGGCGACATAAATTTGTCCCAATAG
- a CDS encoding PadR family transcriptional regulator → MSITSDIIRGHTETIILAQLVKNDSYGYKINKFIKEKTNSKYELKEATLYSAFRRLEKAEFITSYWGDQTTGARRRYYSITELGREALKQNKVDWNESKELIDKLIDGGN, encoded by the coding sequence ATGTCTATAACTTCAGATATTATAAGAGGGCATACGGAAACTATAATATTGGCGCAATTAGTAAAAAACGATAGTTATGGATATAAAATAAATAAGTTTATAAAAGAGAAAACAAACAGCAAGTATGAACTTAAGGAGGCAACACTTTATTCAGCTTTTAGAAGACTGGAAAAGGCTGAGTTTATAACTTCTTATTGGGGAGATCAGACCACAGGAGCTAGAAGAAGATATTATTCTATAACAGAATTGGGGAGAGAAGCATTAAAACAAAATAAAGTGGATTGGAATGAATCAAAAGAATTGATTGATAAATTGATTGATGGAGGTAATTGA
- a CDS encoding helix-turn-helix domain-containing protein, with protein sequence MEILSTGEKIKRARIYRGYTLKELCDKKISVSKMSCIENDKVKPEEWVLKFIANKLEVDLLYLKQDIKDQIVKNIEDIVKSNDRKDHEDTLKYNLRFAREGNYSDICFQILHLLFNCYLNKEELEKAQHIIHNYYYYLQKCFSYERSVVYYIDIAKWFFMCREFLHAVNYYNNAIDIGLKIDNKELLVRVLYYQAMCYFEMNNYEKSHEIVNRIIGLMDFLDEDIKKAKIYHLMALLSLKTNIGEFEKYEKKVDMFYGNALRDKAKALFDYAYALFALGMKDRAVHYLIKAEDMYPKDNIKELVKFYLMIINILIKNEVLDKAQKVCDVVLNYAIFLDNVEYIERAYYYKAVILIKQGNFEFGEMYMNLSLDTLLKFAANTKIYKRYIKMGEMYYNMGDVSESIKYFHFAIKLGQKYGF encoded by the coding sequence ATGGAGATACTTTCTACTGGAGAAAAAATTAAAAGGGCGAGAATATATAGGGGATATACCTTAAAAGAATTATGCGATAAGAAAATATCGGTGTCTAAAATGAGTTGTATTGAAAATGATAAGGTAAAGCCCGAGGAATGGGTATTAAAATTTATAGCCAATAAACTTGAAGTTGATCTTTTATATTTAAAACAGGATATAAAAGATCAAATAGTAAAAAATATAGAGGATATAGTTAAAAGTAATGATAGAAAAGATCACGAAGACACTTTAAAGTATAATTTAAGATTTGCAAGAGAGGGCAATTATAGTGATATATGTTTTCAAATATTACATCTTTTATTTAACTGTTATTTGAATAAAGAAGAATTAGAAAAAGCACAACATATAATACATAATTATTATTATTATTTACAGAAATGTTTTTCTTATGAAAGATCAGTAGTATACTATATAGATATTGCTAAATGGTTTTTTATGTGTAGGGAATTTTTACATGCTGTAAATTATTATAATAATGCTATAGATATTGGGTTGAAAATTGATAATAAAGAGCTTTTGGTAAGGGTTCTTTATTATCAAGCCATGTGTTATTTTGAGATGAATAACTATGAAAAATCTCATGAGATTGTCAATAGGATTATAGGCTTAATGGATTTTTTAGATGAAGATATAAAGAAGGCAAAAATATATCATTTAATGGCGCTTCTTTCCCTTAAAACCAATATAGGGGAGTTTGAAAAATATGAAAAAAAGGTAGATATGTTTTATGGTAATGCTCTAAGAGATAAAGCTAAAGCTCTATTTGATTATGCTTATGCTCTGTTTGCTTTAGGCATGAAAGATAGAGCAGTACATTATTTGATTAAAGCAGAAGATATGTATCCTAAAGACAATATAAAAGAATTGGTAAAATTTTACCTCATGATTATAAATATTTTAATAAAAAACGAAGTTTTGGATAAAGCACAGAAGGTATGTGATGTAGTTTTAAACTATGCTATATTCTTAGATAATGTAGAGTATATAGAGAGAGCTTATTATTATAAAGCTGTTATACTTATAAAACAAGGAAATTTTGAATTTGGTGAGATGTATATGAATCTATCACTGGATACGCTGCTTAAATTTGCTGCAAACACCAAAATATATAAAAGATATATAAAGATGGGAGAAATGTATTATAATATGGGCGATGTTTCAGAGTCAATTAAATATTTTCATTTTGCTATAAAGTTAGGCCAAAAATATGGTTTTTAA